One genomic window of Halococcus sediminicola includes the following:
- a CDS encoding acyl-CoA dehydrogenase family protein, protein MTREAIDYGAFEAGRDVNYWDLDRTLQFEARRTYPDEEFAWAESRLAEFGAVVGSTVADNADRIDRHGPELHSYDKEGEIKNEVEYHPTQHDNERIAYEEFGLTHDAFHAPPGRDEPMGLTHTLTQQTLLSYVDMGFVCPVSMTTGVALVLDKFDDSLDEYFEGLTSRDIDEHIEGAMFLTEKQGGSDVGTNETIAEKANDGTYRLTGEKWFCSNIDAEGALALARRPDAPEGTAGLSLFLVPHTKSNGEVNDALFRRLKDKLGTISVPTGEIEFRGAEAYLVGEPENGFRQMTEMLNFERLSNATGAVGIMGRALLESKIRAANREAFGEPIQDKPLMRRDLVDMSVDYEAAAAFTFECARLLDRYRRKESGEAFKLLRALVPIAKQVTARMSVEAASYACEILGGNGYVREHVTPRLLRDAQVLPIWEGTSNVLSLDLLRALERENAHEALLPAIRENIDTANHPALEECVETVEDEFEGLQEALAHLAGTDMEDAQLQAKELAEYVFDVYTAALLLAEAQSELNRGDARKALVAERFVETRLRESEARGITDGNRFAVEHFDAIVRYGPAAPESLPADD, encoded by the coding sequence ATGACACGCGAGGCCATCGACTACGGGGCGTTCGAGGCAGGTCGCGACGTGAACTACTGGGACCTCGACCGCACGCTCCAGTTCGAGGCGCGGCGGACCTACCCGGACGAGGAGTTCGCGTGGGCCGAGTCACGGCTGGCGGAGTTCGGTGCGGTGGTGGGGTCGACGGTCGCCGACAACGCCGACCGTATCGACAGGCACGGACCCGAACTCCACAGCTACGACAAGGAAGGTGAGATCAAAAACGAGGTCGAATATCATCCCACCCAGCACGACAACGAACGCATCGCGTACGAGGAATTCGGCCTGACCCACGACGCCTTCCACGCGCCACCGGGCCGCGATGAACCGATGGGACTGACCCACACCCTGACCCAGCAGACGCTGCTTTCGTACGTGGACATGGGCTTCGTCTGTCCGGTCTCGATGACGACCGGCGTCGCGCTCGTGCTCGACAAGTTCGACGATTCGCTCGACGAGTATTTCGAGGGCCTCACCAGCCGCGACATCGACGAGCACATCGAGGGCGCGATGTTCCTCACCGAAAAGCAGGGTGGGAGCGACGTCGGCACCAACGAGACCATCGCGGAAAAGGCGAACGACGGCACCTACCGACTGACGGGTGAGAAGTGGTTTTGCTCCAATATCGATGCCGAGGGCGCGCTCGCGCTCGCGCGCCGCCCCGACGCACCCGAGGGAACGGCGGGTCTGTCGCTGTTTCTGGTGCCACACACGAAATCGAACGGCGAGGTCAACGACGCGCTTTTTCGCCGATTGAAGGACAAACTCGGGACGATTTCGGTGCCCACGGGCGAAATCGAGTTCCGCGGTGCGGAGGCGTATCTCGTCGGCGAACCCGAGAACGGCTTCCGACAGATGACGGAGATGCTGAACTTCGAGCGGCTTTCCAACGCCACCGGCGCTGTGGGCATCATGGGGCGCGCTCTTCTAGAGTCGAAAATCAGAGCCGCGAACCGCGAGGCGTTCGGCGAACCCATCCAGGACAAACCGCTGATGCGCCGCGACTTGGTGGATATGAGTGTCGATTACGAAGCCGCCGCGGCGTTCACCTTCGAGTGTGCGCGCCTGCTCGACCGCTATCGGCGCAAAGAAAGTGGAGAGGCGTTCAAACTCCTGCGCGCGCTCGTCCCGATCGCGAAGCAGGTGACCGCGCGGATGTCAGTCGAGGCCGCCTCGTATGCCTGTGAAATCCTCGGCGGCAACGGGTACGTCAGGGAACACGTCACGCCACGCCTGCTCCGCGACGCCCAGGTACTCCCCATCTGGGAGGGGACCTCGAACGTCCTCAGTCTCGATTTACTGCGGGCGCTGGAGCGTGAGAACGCCCACGAGGCGCTGCTGCCGGCGATTCGAGAGAACATCGACACGGCCAACCATCCGGCGCTCGAAGAGTGTGTCGAGACGGTCGAAGACGAGTTCGAAGGCTTGCAGGAGGCACTCGCCCACCTCGCAGGCACCGACATGGAGGATGCCCAGTTGCAGGCGAAGGAACTCGCCGAGTATGTCTTCGACGTCTACACGGCGGCGTTGCTGCTCGCCGAGGCCCAGAGTGAACTCAACCGTGGCGACGCCCGAAAGGCGCTGGTCGCCGAGCGCTTCGTCGAGACGCGCCTGCGGGAGTCCGAGGCGCGCGGCATCACGGATGGAAATCGTTTCGCCGTCGAACACTTCGACGCGATCGTCCGCTACGGCCCCGCCGCCCCCGAATCGCTTCCGGCTGACGACTGA
- the hemL gene encoding glutamate-1-semialdehyde 2,1-aminomutase — protein sequence MNHEASRDLYDRALSVLPGGVNSSVRATQPYPAFVERGDGGHVIDADGNRYIDYVMGYGPLLLGHDLPESVRAAIQSTMSDGPMYGAPTEIEVELAEFVARHVPSVEMLRFVNSGTEATVSAVRLARGYTGREKIVVMQGGYHGAQESTLVAGDAENPRPSSPGIPQSFAEHTIPVPFNDTEAIEEVFETHGEDIAAVLTEPLLGNTASVLPMEGYHEHLRDLCDESGALLIFDEVMTGFRVGGLQCAQGKFDITPDLTTFAKIIGGGFPAAAVGGPAEILESFTPAGDVFQSGTYSGHPVAMAAGLETLRYAAENDVYDHVNRLGERLRSGIADIVAERAPGYTVLGTDSMFKLVFTRAGGTAVSESCKAGCRQTPDCERFERCPKTGADVENAETDRWDRLFRPAMREEGILLTANQLESQFVSDAHTDEDVEGTLEAYKDYFE from the coding sequence ATGAACCACGAAGCCTCGCGCGACCTCTACGACCGCGCGCTCTCGGTGCTCCCCGGTGGCGTCAACTCGTCGGTGCGGGCGACCCAGCCCTACCCGGCGTTCGTCGAGCGCGGCGACGGCGGTCACGTCATCGACGCCGACGGCAACCGCTACATCGACTACGTGATGGGCTACGGACCCCTCCTCTTGGGTCATGACCTGCCCGAGTCGGTCCGGGCGGCGATCCAGTCGACGATGAGCGACGGCCCGATGTACGGTGCACCGACCGAGATCGAGGTCGAGCTGGCCGAGTTCGTCGCCCGCCACGTCCCGAGCGTCGAGATGCTCCGGTTCGTCAACTCTGGCACCGAAGCGACGGTCTCGGCCGTCCGTCTCGCGCGCGGCTACACCGGCCGCGAGAAGATCGTCGTCATGCAGGGCGGCTACCACGGCGCACAGGAATCGACGCTCGTCGCGGGCGACGCCGAGAACCCGCGGCCTTCCTCGCCCGGCATCCCCCAGTCGTTCGCCGAGCACACCATCCCCGTGCCGTTCAACGACACCGAAGCCATCGAAGAGGTCTTCGAGACCCACGGCGAGGACATTGCGGCGGTGCTGACCGAACCACTCCTGGGGAACACGGCGAGCGTGCTCCCTATGGAGGGGTACCACGAGCACCTGCGCGACCTCTGTGATGAGTCCGGCGCACTCCTGATTTTCGACGAAGTGATGACCGGCTTTCGAGTGGGGGGACTCCAGTGCGCACAGGGCAAGTTCGACATCACACCCGATCTGACGACGTTCGCCAAAATTATTGGAGGGGGGTTCCCGGCGGCTGCGGTCGGTGGCCCGGCCGAAATCCTCGAATCGTTCACGCCCGCCGGCGACGTCTTCCAGTCGGGCACCTACTCGGGCCACCCGGTCGCGATGGCCGCTGGGCTCGAAACCCTGCGCTACGCCGCCGAGAACGACGTCTACGACCACGTGAACCGTCTTGGGGAGCGACTCAGGAGCGGGATTGCGGACATCGTGGCCGAGCGCGCGCCGGGCTACACGGTTTTGGGCACCGACAGCATGTTCAAACTCGTGTTCACGCGCGCCGGCGGAACCGCCGTTAGCGAGTCCTGTAAAGCGGGCTGTCGCCAGACGCCCGACTGTGAGCGGTTCGAGCGCTGTCCGAAGACGGGCGCGGACGTCGAGAACGCCGAGACCGACCGCTGGGACAGGCTCTTTCGCCCGGCGATGAGAGAGGAAGGCATCCTGCTGACCGCCAACCAGCTCGAATCGCAGTTCGTGAGCGACGCCCACACCGACGAGGACGTCGAGGGGACCCTCGAAGCCTACAAGGACTACTTCGAGTAG
- a CDS encoding transcriptional regulator translates to MSRSAFVGNVTAMLEDAGFLVSERCAVRPKSFDVAARRDETVLLVKILGNIDAFDSRTGIEMRRLGTHLDATPLVIGLRTRDEELKPGVMYLRHGVPVLSPDTALDLFVESVPPMIYAAPGGLYVNIDGDVLADEREEREWSLGRLATELGVSRRTVSKYEDGMNASVEVAARMEDLLDAPLANPVDVLGGAETLTDDATDSAADDATDNAADDAVVAVLTRVGFDVHPTTRAPFKTVSEDDGDDENVLTGHSAFTPTAEKRARIMSSLGTVTRTRSVYVVDEARRDAVADTALIEREEIATIDDPDALRELIRERAASSA, encoded by the coding sequence ATGTCCCGGTCCGCGTTCGTCGGCAACGTAACGGCCATGCTCGAAGACGCGGGCTTTCTCGTCAGCGAGCGCTGTGCGGTCCGCCCGAAGAGTTTCGACGTGGCCGCTCGCCGCGACGAGACTGTATTACTGGTCAAGATTTTGGGCAACATCGACGCCTTCGATTCACGGACCGGCATCGAGATGCGACGGCTCGGCACCCATCTGGATGCCACGCCGCTGGTCATCGGCCTGCGCACCCGCGACGAGGAACTCAAACCCGGCGTGATGTACCTCCGGCACGGCGTGCCGGTCCTGAGTCCCGACACCGCTCTCGACCTCTTCGTCGAGAGCGTGCCGCCGATGATATACGCCGCGCCGGGCGGTCTCTACGTCAACATCGACGGCGACGTGCTCGCCGACGAGCGCGAAGAGCGCGAGTGGAGCCTCGGCCGGCTCGCCACCGAACTCGGCGTCTCGCGGCGAACGGTATCGAAATACGAGGACGGAATGAACGCCTCCGTCGAGGTCGCCGCGCGCATGGAAGACCTCCTCGACGCGCCGCTTGCCAACCCCGTCGACGTGCTCGGCGGTGCCGAGACCCTCACGGACGACGCGACCGACAGCGCGGCCGACGACGCGACCGATAACGCGGCTGACGACGCCGTCGTCGCGGTGCTCACGAGAGTCGGCTTCGACGTTCACCCGACGACACGCGCCCCGTTCAAAACCGTGAGCGAGGACGACGGCGACGACGAGAACGTCCTGACCGGGCACTCGGCGTTCACCCCGACGGCCGAAAAGCGCGCCCGCATCATGTCCTCGCTCGGGACGGTCACGCGGACGCGCTCGGTCTACGTCGTCGACGAGGCGCGCCGCGACGCCGTCGCCGACACCGCGCTCATCGAACGCGAGGAGATCGCCACCATCGACGACCCCGATGCTCTGCGCGAACTGATCCGCGAACGTGCGGCGTCATCCGCCTGA
- a CDS encoding tRNA(Ile)(2)-agmatinylcytidine synthase, translating to MTLIGLDDTDSRERGMCTTYLAVRIAERVRAAGGAVERLVLARLNPAIEHKTRGNAALCVHTDLAADDSFAIAHEAVDALAATDDPRTHPGIVVAPGDKAPVSVVGFSRRAVRERLSLDEAEGCIESAGYRHSGWGNSRGVIGALAAVGAWGAFDDPTYEHISYREAQRRGTPREVDFDSLVAAADWGYPAAWDTVDRGEGAMVCVPHAPGPILHGVRGDDPRTVKAVAERIESEPVERVGLFVTNQGTDAHLRDGTIGTCTDGHAYRLDGRVSNPPATRRGGHVFFELERNRTLRCAAFEPTKRFRERVRSLRAGDALTVCGEVSDGTLKLEKFAVRDLVTTERVVPSCPDCGCSMESAGRGQGYRCRDCETSAPGKVERPVERDLEIGWYEVPPCARRHIAKPLVRGGFDAPTHPER from the coding sequence GTGACGCTCATCGGTCTCGACGATACCGACTCGCGCGAGCGGGGGATGTGTACGACGTATCTCGCCGTGCGGATCGCCGAGCGGGTGCGCGCGGCCGGCGGAGCGGTCGAGCGGTTGGTGCTCGCCCGACTGAATCCCGCCATCGAGCACAAAACCCGAGGAAACGCCGCGCTCTGTGTCCACACCGACCTCGCGGCCGACGATTCGTTCGCCATCGCCCACGAGGCGGTCGATGCGCTCGCCGCGACCGACGACCCGCGAACCCATCCCGGAATCGTGGTCGCGCCGGGCGACAAAGCACCTGTGTCGGTCGTCGGGTTCTCGCGCCGGGCGGTCCGCGAGCGTCTCTCGCTCGACGAAGCGGAGGGGTGCATCGAATCCGCTGGTTATCGCCACTCCGGCTGGGGAAATTCGCGGGGCGTCATCGGCGCGCTCGCGGCGGTCGGGGCGTGGGGAGCGTTCGACGACCCGACCTACGAGCACATCAGTTATCGGGAAGCACAGAGACGGGGAACGCCGCGCGAGGTCGATTTCGATTCCCTCGTGGCGGCCGCCGACTGGGGCTATCCGGCGGCGTGGGACACGGTCGACCGCGGCGAGGGCGCGATGGTCTGTGTGCCGCACGCGCCCGGTCCGATTTTACACGGGGTTCGCGGCGACGACCCCCGAACTGTGAAAGCGGTCGCCGAGCGCATCGAGAGCGAACCGGTCGAACGAGTAGGACTATTCGTGACCAATCAAGGGACCGACGCGCACCTACGCGATGGCACGATCGGGACCTGCACCGACGGGCACGCCTACCGCCTCGATGGCCGGGTGTCGAATCCGCCCGCAACGCGCCGGGGCGGCCACGTCTTCTTCGAACTCGAAAGGAATAGAACACTTCGATGTGCGGCCTTCGAACCCACGAAACGCTTCCGCGAGCGGGTGCGCTCCCTGCGAGCGGGCGACGCACTCACCGTCTGTGGCGAGGTGTCGGACGGAACTCTCAAACTCGAAAAGTTCGCCGTCCGTGACCTCGTGACGACCGAGCGCGTGGTTCCCTCCTGTCCCGACTGCGGGTGCTCGATGGAGAGTGCGGGCCGCGGGCAGGGCTATCGCTGTCGGGACTGCGAGACGAGCGCGCCGGGGAAAGTCGAGCGCCCGGTCGAGCGCGACCTCGAAATCGGCTGGTACGAGGTGCCGCCGTGTGCGCGCCGACACATCGCCAAACCGCTCGTCCGGGGTGGGTTCGACGCGCCGACCCATCCCGAGCGGTGA
- a CDS encoding sugar phosphate isomerase/epimerase family protein — protein sequence MGIRRGFVTQVGMEYHEAFGRADEFGLDFVELMLDGAHERSRLDPEVVSESADANGVDLAVHLPFALDIASPFEHVREGALRELLAAIETAADCGAEKGVVHASTSAFEPAWDHDGLREHLIDSVRELDSFAGEHDFEVCVENVPGEFFPAERFPNLFDATGASMTLDTGHARMNGMDSNEMADFLDAHGERVTHLHLNDTRRAADEHLPFGAGTLDFETILEPLREDWTGTLSIEAFTLDWGYIETSVERLDALL from the coding sequence ATGGGGATTCGACGCGGGTTCGTCACACAGGTCGGGATGGAGTACCACGAGGCGTTCGGGCGTGCCGACGAGTTCGGTCTCGATTTCGTCGAACTGATGCTGGACGGGGCACACGAACGCTCTCGCCTCGATCCTGAGGTAGTGAGCGAGAGCGCCGACGCGAACGGTGTCGATCTCGCGGTGCATCTCCCCTTCGCCCTCGATATCGCCTCGCCGTTCGAACACGTCCGCGAGGGCGCGCTGCGGGAGCTACTGGCGGCGATCGAAACGGCCGCCGATTGCGGTGCGGAGAAGGGGGTCGTCCACGCGAGCACGTCGGCGTTCGAACCCGCGTGGGACCACGACGGCCTCCGCGAGCACCTCATCGATTCAGTGCGCGAACTCGACAGCTTTGCGGGCGAGCACGACTTCGAGGTCTGTGTCGAGAACGTCCCCGGCGAGTTCTTTCCCGCCGAGCGGTTCCCGAACCTGTTCGACGCGACCGGGGCGAGCATGACCCTCGACACCGGTCACGCGCGGATGAACGGGATGGATTCGAACGAGATGGCCGACTTCCTCGACGCGCACGGCGAGCGAGTTACCCACCTCCACCTGAACGACACCCGGCGGGCCGCCGACGAACACCTGCCCTTCGGCGCTGGCACGCTCGATTTCGAGACGATCCTCGAACCCCTCCGGGAAGACTGGACCGGCACGCTCTCCATCGAGGCGTTCACGCTCGATTGGGGCTATATCGAGACGAGCGTCGAGCGACTGGACGCGCTCCTTTGA